From Primulina tabacum isolate GXHZ01 chromosome 2, ASM2559414v2, whole genome shotgun sequence, one genomic window encodes:
- the LOC142533441 gene encoding sphingolipid delta(4)-desaturase DES1-like has protein sequence MGYAGKERAEQEEGVMATEFFWSYTDEPHASRRRQILSKYPQIKQLFGPDPFAFLKIAAAVSLQLWTGTFLHDAGWLMILVLAYFFGSFLNHNLFLAIHELSHNLAFSTPVYNRWLGIFANLPIGVPMSVTFQKYHLEHHRFQGVDGIDMDIPSLTEANLVTDVVSKSIWVVLQLFFYALRPLFLKPKPPGIWEFINFIIQLSLDAGFVYFWGWKSLGYLILSTFVGGGMHPMAGHFISEHYIFKPTDQETYSYYGPLNLMTWSVGYHNEHHDFPRIPGSKLHKVKEIAPEFYENLESYKSWSQIIAMYIMDRTVGPFSRMKRKLSTSSMKKSE, from the exons ATGGGGTACGCAGGGAAAGAGAGGGCAGAACAAGAAGAGGGTGTGAtggctactgaatttttctggtCTTATACAGATGAGCCTCATGCCTCTCGCAGAAGGCAGATCCTCTCTAAGTACCCGCAGATTAAACAACTTTTTGGCCCCGACCCCTTTGCTTTCCTCAAG ATTGCCGCAGCTGTTTCACTTCAGCTATGGACCGGAACCTTCCTCCATGACGCAGGTTGGCTGATGATACTTGTGCTGGCATATTTTTTCGGCTCTTTTCTCAACCACAACCTGTTCTTGGCCATTCACGAGCTTAGTCACAACTTAGCCTTCTCAACCCCAGTTTACAACAGGTGGCTTGGTATTTTCGCTAACCTCCCCATTGGCGTTCCCATGTCTGTCACCTTCCAAAAGTATCATCTTGAGCACCATCGGTTCCAAGGAGTAGACGGCATTGATATGGACATTCCAAGCCTTACTGAGGCCAATCTTGTAACCGATGTCGTTTCAAAATCAATATGGGTTGTTTTACAGCTATTCTTTTATGCTCTTCGCCCCCTTTTTCTCAAACCAAAACCTCCAGGAATTTGGGAATTCATTAATTTTATCATTCAACTCAGCCTTGATGCCGGTTTTGTTTATTTCTGGGGCTGGAAGTCTCTTGGTTATTTGATTCTTTCTACCTTTGTTGGGGGCGGAATGCACCCAATGGCCGGCCATTTTATCTCAGAACACTACATTTTTAAGCCAACAGATCAAGAAACGTATTCTTACTATGGCCCTTTGAATCTGATGACATGGAGTGTTGGTTACCACAATGAGCACCATGATTTCCCAAGAATACCGGGAAGCAAACTTCACAAGGTGAAGGAGATTGCGCCAGAGTTCTACGAAAATTTGGAGTCATATAAATCTTGGAGCCAGATCATTGCCATGTATATAATGGATAGGACAGTTGGGCCTTTCAGCCGAATGAAGAGAAAACTATCAACCAGTTCGATGAAGAAATCTGAATAG
- the LOC142533453 gene encoding pentatricopeptide repeat-containing protein At4g21705, mitochondrial-like isoform X1 has translation MLRNSDKIKAFVQTFVINSRCYYTKHKQKKISSLYEKISPLGNPSVDVTRELDTWVGMGNKVRFAELQRIILDLRKRRRFNHALQVSEWTKNSGMYTLTPVQHAVQLDLIGKVHGFLAAENYFNGLNEQDRTEKAYGALLHCYVRGHQSEKVFAHLQAMKEKGIALASVAYNDIMSLYSNIGEIDKVPNVLDLMKKNGVQPNNLSYRICINSYGVRSDIDGVEKILSEMESQSHVVMDWNTYAVVANFYAKAGLKDKANFTLRKAEGRLENKDGLGYNHLISLHAGLGNRDDVFRLWDLEKNACKRCLNKDYINIMDSLVRLEELEEAEKVLKEWESSGNCYDFRVPNVVIAGHIEKGLCEKAGALLEYLMETGKASTSNIWARLAAGYMENGEMEKALRAMKVATSLCDVREGTTIQDTVIGRILSLFGEKGSSDATEDVVDLLRSVMSLNRQMYHTLLKSNISGGKEVNRLLDIMKTDGFEEDEETKRILAMCKNGMYEMDSFVTAA, from the exons ATGCTACGGAATAGTGACAAGATCAAAGCTTTTGTTCAAACTTTTGTTATCAACTCCCGATGTTACTACACGAAGCACAAGCAAAAGAAAATCTCATCTCTGTATGAGAAAATCAGTCCGTTGGGAAACCCTAGCGTTGATGTAACTCGGGAGCTGGACACATGGGTTGGAATGGGAAATAAAGTCCGATTTGCGGAGCTCCAACGCATTATTCTTGACCTCCGTAAGCGAAGAAGATTCAATCATGCTCTCCAG GTTTCAGAATGGACAAAAAATTCAGGAATGTATACGCTGACCCCTGTTCAACATGCGGTGCAGTTGGATCTGATTGGTAAGGTTCATGGTTTTCTTGCGGCAGAAAACTACTTCAATGGCTTGAATGAGCAAGATAGAACTGAGAAGGCTTATGGTGCTCTTCTACATTGTTATGTTCGGGGGCATCAAAGTGAGAAAGTATTTGCACATCTACAGGCAATGAAAGAGAAGGGTATTGCTTTGGCTTCCGTTGCTTACAATGACATCATGTCCCTTTACTCTAACATTGGTGAGATTGACAAGGTCCCTAATGTCTTGGACCTGATGAAAAAGAATGGGGTCCAACCTAATAATTTGAGTTACCGGATATGCATTAATTCATATGGGGTGAGATCTGATATAGATGGAGTGGAAAAAATTCTGAGTGAAATGGAAAGTCAATCCCACGTTGTCATGGATTGGAATACATACGCTGTTGTTGcaaatttttatgctaaggcaGGCCTCaaagataaagcaaattttacCCTGAGAAAAGCAGAGGGAAGGCTAGAGAATAAAGATGGTCTTGGTTATAATCATCTCATCTCTTTACATGCTGGACTGGGAAACAGAGATGATGTTTTCAGATTATGGGATCTTGAGAAGAATGCTTGCAAGAGGTGCCTTAACAAGGATTACATAAATATAATGGACTCCTTGGTTAGGCTTGAAGAGCTTGAAGAAGCAGAGAAAGTTTTGAAGGAGTGGGAGTCATCTGGAAACTGCTATGATTTTCGGGTGCCAAATGTTGTCATCGCTGGACACATAGAGAAGGGTTTGTGTGAAAAGGCTGGAGCTTTACTTGAGTACTTGATGGAAACGGGGAAGGCATCAACATCTAATATCTGGGCTAGATTGGCAGCAGGTTACATGGAGAATGGTGAGATGGAGAAGGCTTTGAGGGCCATGAAAGTAGCTACCTCTTTATGTGATGTAAGAGAAGGGACTACGATTCAAGATACAGTGATTGGCAGAATATTGAGTTTATTTGGTGAGAAAGGGAGTTCCGATGCCACAGAAGATGTTGTGGATTTGTTGAGATCTGTTATGTCATTGAACAGACAGATGTATCACACCTtgctaaaatcaaatatttctgGTGGTAAAGAAGTGAATAGACTCCTCGACATCATGAAAACTGATGGttttgaagaagatgaagagactAAGAGGATTCTTGCCATGTGTAAGAATGGAATGTATGAAATGGATTCTTTTGTAACAGCTGCATGA
- the LOC142533453 gene encoding pentatricopeptide repeat-containing protein At4g21705, mitochondrial-like isoform X2 produces the protein MYTLTPVQHAVQLDLIGKVHGFLAAENYFNGLNEQDRTEKAYGALLHCYVRGHQSEKVFAHLQAMKEKGIALASVAYNDIMSLYSNIGEIDKVPNVLDLMKKNGVQPNNLSYRICINSYGVRSDIDGVEKILSEMESQSHVVMDWNTYAVVANFYAKAGLKDKANFTLRKAEGRLENKDGLGYNHLISLHAGLGNRDDVFRLWDLEKNACKRCLNKDYINIMDSLVRLEELEEAEKVLKEWESSGNCYDFRVPNVVIAGHIEKGLCEKAGALLEYLMETGKASTSNIWARLAAGYMENGEMEKALRAMKVATSLCDVREGTTIQDTVIGRILSLFGEKGSSDATEDVVDLLRSVMSLNRQMYHTLLKSNISGGKEVNRLLDIMKTDGFEEDEETKRILAMCKNGMYEMDSFVTAA, from the coding sequence ATGTATACGCTGACCCCTGTTCAACATGCGGTGCAGTTGGATCTGATTGGTAAGGTTCATGGTTTTCTTGCGGCAGAAAACTACTTCAATGGCTTGAATGAGCAAGATAGAACTGAGAAGGCTTATGGTGCTCTTCTACATTGTTATGTTCGGGGGCATCAAAGTGAGAAAGTATTTGCACATCTACAGGCAATGAAAGAGAAGGGTATTGCTTTGGCTTCCGTTGCTTACAATGACATCATGTCCCTTTACTCTAACATTGGTGAGATTGACAAGGTCCCTAATGTCTTGGACCTGATGAAAAAGAATGGGGTCCAACCTAATAATTTGAGTTACCGGATATGCATTAATTCATATGGGGTGAGATCTGATATAGATGGAGTGGAAAAAATTCTGAGTGAAATGGAAAGTCAATCCCACGTTGTCATGGATTGGAATACATACGCTGTTGTTGcaaatttttatgctaaggcaGGCCTCaaagataaagcaaattttacCCTGAGAAAAGCAGAGGGAAGGCTAGAGAATAAAGATGGTCTTGGTTATAATCATCTCATCTCTTTACATGCTGGACTGGGAAACAGAGATGATGTTTTCAGATTATGGGATCTTGAGAAGAATGCTTGCAAGAGGTGCCTTAACAAGGATTACATAAATATAATGGACTCCTTGGTTAGGCTTGAAGAGCTTGAAGAAGCAGAGAAAGTTTTGAAGGAGTGGGAGTCATCTGGAAACTGCTATGATTTTCGGGTGCCAAATGTTGTCATCGCTGGACACATAGAGAAGGGTTTGTGTGAAAAGGCTGGAGCTTTACTTGAGTACTTGATGGAAACGGGGAAGGCATCAACATCTAATATCTGGGCTAGATTGGCAGCAGGTTACATGGAGAATGGTGAGATGGAGAAGGCTTTGAGGGCCATGAAAGTAGCTACCTCTTTATGTGATGTAAGAGAAGGGACTACGATTCAAGATACAGTGATTGGCAGAATATTGAGTTTATTTGGTGAGAAAGGGAGTTCCGATGCCACAGAAGATGTTGTGGATTTGTTGAGATCTGTTATGTCATTGAACAGACAGATGTATCACACCTtgctaaaatcaaatatttctgGTGGTAAAGAAGTGAATAGACTCCTCGACATCATGAAAACTGATGGttttgaagaagatgaagagactAAGAGGATTCTTGCCATGTGTAAGAATGGAATGTATGAAATGGATTCTTTTGTAACAGCTGCATGA